From one Sardina pilchardus chromosome 6, fSarPil1.1, whole genome shotgun sequence genomic stretch:
- the cpvl gene encoding probable serine carboxypeptidase CPVL produces the protein MLKETVCLLALLAVLVEPVRSRGCSSFFCRKSHRVSSGSGGPDPGKPLFLTPYLEDGRIDEARKLSLVGPLPGANVKSYSGYLTVNKAYNSNLFFWFFPSQERPESAPVLLWLQGGPGGTSMFGLFVEHGPYVVYPNMTLGLRDYPWTSHYSVLYIDNPVGTGFSFTDDDKGFAQNQDDVGRDLYSALVQFFQIFKEYQANDFYATGESYAGKYVPAIGYYIHKNNPSAKVKINFKGVAIGDGLCDPELMLGGYGDFLYQTGMVDELQREYVKSQTDRGVTLIQQEQWVEAFEVFDSLLNGDILPYPSFFQNATGCTNYFNYLQCQEPADQEYFASFVTQALVRSSIHVGNLTFHDGTEVEKHLLQDVMKSIKPWLAVLMDHYRVLIYSGQLDVIVAAPLTERFLPTVNWTGVDRYKKAERFPWRLQPGDPEVAGYVRQVGEFFQVIVRGGGHILPYDQPQRSFDMIDRFLSTKGFSAN, from the exons ATGCTGAAGGAGACGGTCTGTCTCCTCGCGCTGCTAGCGGTCCTCGTAGAGCCGGTTCGGTCCCGGGGCTGCTCCAGCTTCTTCTGCCGGAAGTCCCATCGCGTGAGCAGCGGAAGCGGCGGGCCGGACCCCGGGAAACCCCTGTTCCTGACGCCGTACCTCGAGGACGGACGGATAGATGAGG ctaggAAGTTAAGTCTGGTGGGCCCTCTGCCTGGAGCCAATGTGAAGAGCTACTCTGGGTACCTGACCGTCAACAAGGCCTACAACAGCAACCTCTTCTTCTGGTTCTTCCCCTCACAg gagAGGCCTGAGTCAGCACCTGTGTTGCTATGGCTACAGGGGGGACCTGGCGGCACTTCCATGTTTGGGCTGTTTGTGGAGCACGGCCCTTACGTAGTGTACCCCAACAtgacac TGGGCCTAAGGGATTACCCATGGACCTCTCACTACTCCGTGCTCTACATCGATAAcccg gttggcaCAGGTTTCAGCTTCACAGATGACGACAAAGGCTTTGCCCAGAATCAGGATGACGTTGGGAGGGACCTGTACAG TGCACTGGTTCAGTTCTTCCAGATCTTCAAAGAGTATCAAGCAAACGACTTCTATGCCactggagag tccTATGCAGGGAAGTATGTGCCAGCCATCGGATACTACATCCATAAGAACAATCCCTCAGCCAAAGTCAAGATCAACTTCAAAGGCGTCGCCATCGGCGATGGACTGTGTGACCCAGAGCTG atgttggGTGGCTATGGGGATTTCCTGTACCAGACGGGGATGGTGGATGAGCTGCAGAGGGAGTACGTGAAGAGCCAGACGGACCGCGGGGTGACCCTCATCCAGCAGGAGCAGTGGGTGGAGGCCtttgag gtgtttgacAGCTTACTGAACGGGGATATCCTGCCCTACCCGTCTTTCTTCCAGAACGCCACCGGCTGCACCAACTACTTCAACTACCTGCagtgccag gaGCCGGCGGATCAGGAGTACTTTGCGAGCTTCGTGACGCAGGCGTTGGTGCGGAGCAGCATCCACGTGGGGAACCTGACGTTCCACGACGGAACCGAAGTGGAGAAGCACCTGCTGCAAGACGTCATGAAGAGCATCAAGCCCTGGCTAGCAGTACTCATGGACCActacagg gtgctgatCTACAGTGGTCAGCTGGACGTGATCGTGGCGGCTCCTCTGACGGAGCGGTTCCTGCCCACCGTCAACTGGACCGGAGTGGACCGGTACAAGAAGGCGGAGCGGTTCCCGTGGCGACTGCAGCCTGGCGACCCTGAGGTGGCCGGATACGTGCGGCAGGTCGGGGAGTTCTTCCAG GTGATCGTGCGTGGGGGCGGGCACATACTTCCCTACGACCAACCCCAGAGGTCCTTTGACATGATTGACAGGTTCCTGTCCACTAAGGGCTTCTCTGCTAACTGa